One stretch of Lytechinus variegatus isolate NC3 chromosome 17, Lvar_3.0, whole genome shotgun sequence DNA includes these proteins:
- the LOC121430897 gene encoding NADH dehydrogenase [ubiquinone] iron-sulfur protein 5-like — MPLFRFYDFDKVYTTHQGLDGFGGLPDPKCKYYEADYIRCAAEIGITRAQKECAPELADFKECVTGSKRVERMKTIIKHRDQLIKEGKYTPPAKQ, encoded by the exons ATGCCGCTGTTCAGGTTTTATGACTTTGACAAGGTTTACACCACACACCAAGGTTTAGATGGCTTTGGTGGGCTCCCTGACCCAAAGTGCAAGTACTATGAGGCAGATTACATTAGATGTGCAGCTGAGATTGGCATTACCAGGGCTCAAAAAGAATGTGCTCCAGAGCTAGCAGACTTCAAGGAGTGTGTCACAGGATCCAAAAGG GTGGAAAGAATGAAGACAATTATCAAGCACAGAGATCAACTGATCAAGGAGGGGAAATACACACCGCCAGCCAAGCAATAA